From the genome of Bactrocera oleae isolate idBacOlea1 chromosome 2, idBacOlea1, whole genome shotgun sequence, one region includes:
- the LOC118682482 gene encoding putative nuclease HARBI1, translating to MPIRSCWTKQRKNQFWEHDCQRNGSVFFKENFRMNRSSFKKLCENFRCLQKMDTNYRRAIPLEKRVAIAIFALGSSAEYRSIANMFGVGKSTVCKNLLEFRTEIWRLMQPSCFKMLPLNRESITELVTGFEVLGFPQCLGAIDGCHIEVHLSSEDAVDYYNYKGWYSTVLLALVDAKYRFIYINVGSPGRCNDSQIYEKSSLKREIQNCPLLSEMSREISGVNVPVFIIGDSAFRFSKQLMKPYPFSVNQNHREKVFNYALSKTRRVVENAFGHLKARFRRIGKGIDNSVRNANLIIKACCVLHNFLNENNDTLNARWLRALEELETRRQNPSHVSYASDDPTNGETIRAALCTYFESIGSGDDAVGDIIIAEGEGVQTGDGSGDAATNVEDAAVSTEISIGFEFVELNIYFCSILFT from the exons ATGCCGATTAGATCATGTTGGACAAAG CAACGCAAAAATCAATTTTGGGAACACGATTGCCAACGAAATGGATCcgttttttttaaggaaaactttCGCATGAACCGcagttcatttaaaaaattatgcgaAAATTTCCGGTGTCTACAAAAAATGGATACGAACTACAGAAGAGCTATTCCGCTCGAGAAAAGAGTAGCTATAGCAATATTTGCTTTAGGCTCATCTGCGGAGTATCGGAGTATCGCTAATATGTTCGGAGTAGGTAAATCTACGGTTTGCAAAAATTTGCTGGAATTTCGCACCGAAATCTGGAGATTGATGCAACCATCCTGCTTCAAAATGCTGCCATTAAATAGAGAAAGCATAACAGAATTGGTGACGGGTTTCGAGGTACTTGGATTCCCACAATGCTTAGGAGCAATTG ACGGATGCCACATTGAGGTTCACTTATCATCTGAAGATGCTGTGGATTATTATAATTACAAAGGATGGTATTCCACCGTTTTATTGGCATTAGTTGATGCTAA ataccgttttatttacataaacgTTGGGAGTCCCGGGCGATGTAATGACTCTCAAATTTATGAGAAGTCGTCACTTAAGCGAGAAATACAGAATTGTCCTTTACTAAGTGAAATGTCTCGTGAAATTTCAGGCGTAAATGTGCCAGTTTTTATAATTGGGGATTCGGCTTTTCGATTTAGCAAACAACTAATGAAACCGTATCCATTTAGCGTAAATCAAAATCATCGTGAGAAGGTATTCAACTACGCCCTTTCGAAAACACGTAGAGTTGTCGAAAATGCCTTTGGACACCTCAAGGCCCGCTTTCGACGAATTGGAAAAGGAATTGACAATTCTGTACGTAATgccaatttaataataaaagccTGTTGCGTccttcacaattttttaaatgaaaacaacGATACTTTAAACGCTAGATGGTTACGTGCTTTGGAAGAGTTGGAGACTAGACGACAAAATCCGAGTCATGTTTCATATGCGTCTGACGACCCAACTAACGGGGAAACTATACGGGCagcactttgtacatattttg AATCTATCGGCTCGGGTGACGACGCGGTTGGTGACATTATCATCGCTGAGGGCGAAGGAGTGCAAACAGGTGATGGCAGTGGAGATGCAGCAACAAATGTTGAAGACGCAGCCGTTTCCACCGAAATTTCCATCGGTTTTGAGTTCGTAgaacttaatatttatttttgttcaattttatttaccTAA